In Odontesthes bonariensis isolate fOdoBon6 chromosome 20, fOdoBon6.hap1, whole genome shotgun sequence, a genomic segment contains:
- the rmdn1 gene encoding regulator of microtubule dynamics protein 1, translated as MAGRILSRCVNRTLLEFASCNKGVRVRGTNRYHWTTLRRTAGALSNGRAAFLLGLPAISCLGYEAFRRVRSSAVVCALEKEEILEQADYLYSCADTEKLFQLLMQFKDSDDAEFLWRLARASRDLSLLPDMEAERKKQLTFEAFEYAKKALEKDDSCFAAHKWYAVCLSDIGDYEGVKVKIGNSYIIREHLEKAIKLNPKDATSIHILGYWCFAFAELPWYQRKVAAVIFSSPPTSTFEEALEFFLKAEEVEPNFYSKNLLMLGKTYMAMKDQQKAQLWLTKAKEYPAHTVEDKEVHKEAVDLLKKLG; from the exons ATGGCCGGGAGGATTTTATCGCGGTGTGTGAATAGGACTTTACTGGAGTTTGCATCCTGTAATAAAGGCGTTCGAGTCAGAGGGACGAACCGCTACCACTGGACAACTTTACGACGAACTGCAGGCGCCCTGAGT AATGGACGGGCTGCATTCCTCCTGGGTCTCCCCGCAATCTCCTGCCTGGGTTATGAAGCTTTCCGCAGGGTGCGAAGTTCAGCTGTGGTCTGTGCTTTGGAAAAAG AGGAGATTTTGGAGCAGGCCGACTACCTATACAGCTGCGCGGACACAGAGAAGCTCTTCCAGCTGCTGATGCAGTTCAAGGACAG CGATGATGCAGAGTTCCTGTGGAGGCTGGCCCGGGCTTCTCGCGACCTCTCCCTCCTGCCCGACATGGAGGCCGAGCGGAAGAAGCAGCTGACGTTTGAGGCCTTCGAATATGCCAAGAAGGCTCTGGAGAAAGACGATTCGTGTTTTGCAGCGCACAAA TGGTACGCCGTGTGCCTCAGTGATATTGGGGATTATGAGGGAGTCAAGGTGAAAATTGGAAATTCATACATCATCAGGGAGCATCTGGAG AAAGCCATCAAGCTCAACCCCAAAGACGCCACCTCCATACACATTTTAGGTTACTg GTGCTTTGCCTTTGCAGAGTTGCCATGGTATCAGCGTAAAGTGGCGGCCGTCATTTTCTCATCGCCGCCCACGTCCACCTTCGAAGAG gctTTGGAATTCTTCCTGAAAGCTGAGGAAG TCGAGCCAAACTTCTACAGCAAAAACCTACTCATGCTCGGGAAGACGTACATGGCCATGAAAGACCAGCAGAAAGCACAGCTGTGGCTAACCAAAGCCAAAGAGTATCCCGCTCACACGGTGGAGGACAAAGAG GTCCATAAGGAAGCCGTGGACCTGCTGAAGAAGCTGGGATAA
- the wwp1 gene encoding NEDD4-like E3 ubiquitin-protein ligase WWP1 isoform X2: MATASSRAETSPNHRRTSQLHAIVSCAKLKRKKSLFGAAIYVEVTAEGESCRTAKSHSSSSPKWDERLTLNVTPHTQVDFKVWSHHTLKADALLGKATLDLIQALERHDRKLENVKEVLKLNAEQKGVIVPVGELTMYLDGLTVTDQEELAPLTNGNTANGTKVQQNGEAIHENGDSSSSSSRAGNSTVNGTDLGPRSGSCSASSGADVQVPTSSSSSALDHVVNGDTTLNSTPVHQLSDSDTETRMVNGESSEAPVRQPSATRSDVPPPAGDQEDCTQNAAPPDSDTAPNSTSQTLPTSSPSPASFAAKPADGTAAATTTFASSTQGATTVTAPPSSSSPSPAPGEANASEAGGGGSSSGSAATDTDGVKPRQQAPNAAAADPLPPGWEQRKDPHGRTYYVDHNTRTTTWERPQPLPQGWERRVDDRGRIYYVDHNTRTTTWQRPTMESVRNFEQWQSQRSQLQGAMHQFNQRYLYSASMMSAENDPLGPLPPGWERRVDSNDRVYFVNHNTKTTQWEDPRTQGLQNEDPLPEGWEIRYTREGVRYFVDHNTRTTTFSDPRTGKSSVTKGPQIAYERSFRWKLAHFRYLCQSNALPSHVKINVSRQTLFEDSFQQIMALKPYDLRRRLYVIFRGEEGLDYGGLAREWFFLLSHEVLNPMYCLFEYAGKSNYCLQINPASAINPDHLSYFCFIGRFIAMALFHGKFIDTGFSLPFYKRMLNKKLILKDLESIDPEFYNSLIWIRDNNIEECCLEMYFSVDMEILGKITSHDLKPDGVNVLVTEENKEEYISLMAEWRFSRGVEGQTKAFLDGFNEVVPLQWLQYFDEKELEVMLCGMQEVDLQDWQRNTVYRHYTRNSKQIIWFWQLVKEVDNEVRLRLMQFVTGTCRLPLGGFAELMGSNGPQKFCIEKVGKDTWLPRSHTCFNRLDLPPYKSYEQLKEKLLFAIEETEGFGQE; encoded by the exons ATGGCCACGGCCTCATCTAGAGCAGAGACTAGCCCTAACCACAGACGCACGTCACAGCTCCATGCCATCG TTTCCTGTGCCAAACTCAAGCGGAAGAAGAGTCTGTTTGGGGCTGCCATTTATGTGGAGGTGACAGCAGAAGGAGAGTCTTGCCGCACAGCAAAATCCCACAGCTCCTCCAGCCCCAAATGGGACGAGCGGCTCACCCT GAATGTTACGCCGCACACACAGGTGGATTTCAAAGTATGGAGTCACCACACCCTGAAAGCGGACGCTCTGCTGGGCAAAGCCACGCTGGACTTAATTCAAGCTTTGGAGCGGCATGACAGGAAAT TGGAGAATGTGAAGGAGGTGCTGAAGCTGAATGCAGAGCAGAAGGGGGTCATTGTGCCCGTGGGGGAGCTGACGATGTACCTCGATGGACTGACTGTCACTGACCAGGAAGAGCTGGCGCCACTTACCAACGGCAACACAGCGAACGGCACCA AAGTCCAACAGAATGGTGAGGCCATCCATGAAAATGGAGActcgtcctcctcttcctcaagGGCTGGCAATAG CACAGTGAATGGAACAGATTTAGGCCCCAGGTCGGGTTCCTGTTCGGCTTCCAGTGGCGCAGATGTTCAGGTGCCGACCAGCTCCTCCAGCTCTGCTCTCGACCATGTCGTCAATGGAGACACAACACTCAACTCCACCCCAGTTCACCAACTCTCAGACAGTGACACCGAGACCAGAATGG TGAACGGGGAGTCCAGTGAGGCTCCTGTCAGGCAACCATCTGCAACAAGAAGTGATGTGCCGCCCCCTGCTGGTGACCAAGAGGACTGCACGCAAAACGCTGCCCCTCCAGACTCTGACACAGCACCAAATAGCACGTCCCAAACCCTTCCGACTTCCTCGCCTTCTCCAGCCTCTTTTGCTGCTAAGCCTGCTGACggcactgctgctgctaccacCACATTCGCCTCTTCAACCCAGGGGGCCACCACAGTCACAGCGCCCCCCTCATCGTCCTCCCCCTCCCCAGCTCCGGGCGAGGCAAACGCTTCAGAAGCTGGAGGTGGCGGCAGCAGTAGTGGCAGTGCAGCTACAGATACAGATGGGGTCAAACCCAGGCAGCAGGCCCCGAACGCTGCGGCCGCAGATCCTCTACCGCCGGG GTGGGAGCAGAGAAAAGACCCACATGGGAGAACATATTATGTAGACCATAACACCAGGACGACTACGTGGGAAAGACCACAGCCACTGCCACAAGG ATGGGAGCGGCGAGTGGATGATCGGGGCAGGATCTATTACGTGGACCACAACACCCGCACGACCACTTGGCAGCGTCCCACTATGGAGTCGGTGCGCAATTTTGAGCAGTGGCAGAGCCAGCGCAGCCAGCTGCAGGGAGCTATGCACCAGTTTAACCAGAGATACCTCTACTCC GCATCCATGATGTCTGCTGAGAATGATCCTCTTGGCCCGCTGCCTCCGGGTTGGG AGAGGCGTGTGGACTCCAATGACAGAGTGTACTTTGTCAATCACAATACCAAGACGACACAGTGGGAAGACCCTCGAACGCAAGG GCTACAGAATGAGGATCCTCTGCCTGAAGGTTGGGAGATCCGGTACACAAGGGAAGGGGTTCGCTATTTTGTGGATCACAACACCCGAACCACCACCTTCAGTGACCCCCGCACTGGAAAGTCCTCTGT CACCAAAGGCCCTCAGATTGCATATGAGCGCAGTTTCCGATGGAAGCTTGCCCATTTCCGCTACTTGTGCCAG TCTAATGCTCTCCCCAGCCATGTGAAGATCAACGTATCCCGGCAGACTCTGTTTGAAGACTCTTTCCAGCAA ATTATGGCTCTTAAACCGTATGACTTGAGGAGGAGGCTGTACGTCATTTTCAGAGGCGAGGAGGGTCTGGACTATGGTGGCTTAGCCCG GGAGTGGTTCTTCTTGTTGTCCCACGAGGTGCTGAACCCCATGTACTGTCTGTTTGAGTACGCCGGCAAGAGCAACTACTGTCTGCAGATCAACCCGGCCTCGGCCATCAACCCGGACCACCTCTCCTACTTCTGCTTCATCGGCCGCTTCATTGCGATG GCACTTTTCCACGGCAAGTTCATTGACACGGGCTTCTCTTTGCCGTTCTACAAGCGCATGCTGAACAAGAAGCTGATACTCAAAGACCTGGAGTCCATTGACCCAGAGTTCTACAACTCACTCATATGGATCAG GGACAACAACATTGAGGAATGTTGCCTGGAGATGTACTTCTCAGTAGACATGGAGATCTTGGGGAAGATCACCTCTCATGACCTGAAACCGGATGGAGTCAACGTCCTGGTGACTGAGGAGAACAAGGAGGAGTACATCAG TCTAATGGCAGAGTGGAGGTTCTCCCGTGGGGTCGAAGGTCAAACCAAAGCTTTCCTCGATGGCTTCAATGAGGTGGTTCCACTTCAGTGGCTCCAGTACTTCGATGAAAAGGAGCTAGAG GTAATGCTGTGTGGCATGCAGGAGGTAGACCTTCAGGACTGGCAGAGAAACACGGTGTATCGTCACTACACCAGGAACAGCAAGCAGATCATCTGGTTCTGGCAG CTGGTGAAAGAAGTGGACAACGAAGTGCGACTGCGGCTCATGCAGTTTGTCACTGGAACCTGCAGGCTGCCTTTGGGCGGCTTTGCTGAACTTATGG GAAGTAACGGGCCTCAGAAGTTCTGCATTGAGAAAGTAGGGAAGGACACATGGCTTCCTCGTAGCCATACGTG TTTCAACCGTCTGGACTTGCCTCCCTACAAAAGCTACGAACAGCTGAAAGAGAAGCTGCTGTTTGCCATCGAGGAAACCGAAGGATTTGGCCAAGAATAG
- the wwp1 gene encoding NEDD4-like E3 ubiquitin-protein ligase WWP1 isoform X1, whose amino-acid sequence MATASSRAETSPNHRRTSQLHAIVSCAKLKRKKSLFGAAIYVEVTAEGESCRTAKSHSSSSPKWDERLTLNVTPHTQVDFKVWSHHTLKADALLGKATLDLIQALERHDRKLENVKEVLKLNAEQKGVIVPVGELTMYLDGLTVTDQEELAPLTNGNTANGTSELSIYVREVQQNGEAIHENGDSSSSSSRAGNSTVNGTDLGPRSGSCSASSGADVQVPTSSSSSALDHVVNGDTTLNSTPVHQLSDSDTETRMVNGESSEAPVRQPSATRSDVPPPAGDQEDCTQNAAPPDSDTAPNSTSQTLPTSSPSPASFAAKPADGTAAATTTFASSTQGATTVTAPPSSSSPSPAPGEANASEAGGGGSSSGSAATDTDGVKPRQQAPNAAAADPLPPGWEQRKDPHGRTYYVDHNTRTTTWERPQPLPQGWERRVDDRGRIYYVDHNTRTTTWQRPTMESVRNFEQWQSQRSQLQGAMHQFNQRYLYSASMMSAENDPLGPLPPGWERRVDSNDRVYFVNHNTKTTQWEDPRTQGLQNEDPLPEGWEIRYTREGVRYFVDHNTRTTTFSDPRTGKSSVTKGPQIAYERSFRWKLAHFRYLCQSNALPSHVKINVSRQTLFEDSFQQIMALKPYDLRRRLYVIFRGEEGLDYGGLAREWFFLLSHEVLNPMYCLFEYAGKSNYCLQINPASAINPDHLSYFCFIGRFIAMALFHGKFIDTGFSLPFYKRMLNKKLILKDLESIDPEFYNSLIWIRDNNIEECCLEMYFSVDMEILGKITSHDLKPDGVNVLVTEENKEEYISLMAEWRFSRGVEGQTKAFLDGFNEVVPLQWLQYFDEKELEVMLCGMQEVDLQDWQRNTVYRHYTRNSKQIIWFWQLVKEVDNEVRLRLMQFVTGTCRLPLGGFAELMGSNGPQKFCIEKVGKDTWLPRSHTCFNRLDLPPYKSYEQLKEKLLFAIEETEGFGQE is encoded by the exons ATGGCCACGGCCTCATCTAGAGCAGAGACTAGCCCTAACCACAGACGCACGTCACAGCTCCATGCCATCG TTTCCTGTGCCAAACTCAAGCGGAAGAAGAGTCTGTTTGGGGCTGCCATTTATGTGGAGGTGACAGCAGAAGGAGAGTCTTGCCGCACAGCAAAATCCCACAGCTCCTCCAGCCCCAAATGGGACGAGCGGCTCACCCT GAATGTTACGCCGCACACACAGGTGGATTTCAAAGTATGGAGTCACCACACCCTGAAAGCGGACGCTCTGCTGGGCAAAGCCACGCTGGACTTAATTCAAGCTTTGGAGCGGCATGACAGGAAAT TGGAGAATGTGAAGGAGGTGCTGAAGCTGAATGCAGAGCAGAAGGGGGTCATTGTGCCCGTGGGGGAGCTGACGATGTACCTCGATGGACTGACTGTCACTGACCAGGAAGAGCTGGCGCCACTTACCAACGGCAACACAGCGAACGGCACCAGTGAGCTCAGTATTTATGTCAGGG AAGTCCAACAGAATGGTGAGGCCATCCATGAAAATGGAGActcgtcctcctcttcctcaagGGCTGGCAATAG CACAGTGAATGGAACAGATTTAGGCCCCAGGTCGGGTTCCTGTTCGGCTTCCAGTGGCGCAGATGTTCAGGTGCCGACCAGCTCCTCCAGCTCTGCTCTCGACCATGTCGTCAATGGAGACACAACACTCAACTCCACCCCAGTTCACCAACTCTCAGACAGTGACACCGAGACCAGAATGG TGAACGGGGAGTCCAGTGAGGCTCCTGTCAGGCAACCATCTGCAACAAGAAGTGATGTGCCGCCCCCTGCTGGTGACCAAGAGGACTGCACGCAAAACGCTGCCCCTCCAGACTCTGACACAGCACCAAATAGCACGTCCCAAACCCTTCCGACTTCCTCGCCTTCTCCAGCCTCTTTTGCTGCTAAGCCTGCTGACggcactgctgctgctaccacCACATTCGCCTCTTCAACCCAGGGGGCCACCACAGTCACAGCGCCCCCCTCATCGTCCTCCCCCTCCCCAGCTCCGGGCGAGGCAAACGCTTCAGAAGCTGGAGGTGGCGGCAGCAGTAGTGGCAGTGCAGCTACAGATACAGATGGGGTCAAACCCAGGCAGCAGGCCCCGAACGCTGCGGCCGCAGATCCTCTACCGCCGGG GTGGGAGCAGAGAAAAGACCCACATGGGAGAACATATTATGTAGACCATAACACCAGGACGACTACGTGGGAAAGACCACAGCCACTGCCACAAGG ATGGGAGCGGCGAGTGGATGATCGGGGCAGGATCTATTACGTGGACCACAACACCCGCACGACCACTTGGCAGCGTCCCACTATGGAGTCGGTGCGCAATTTTGAGCAGTGGCAGAGCCAGCGCAGCCAGCTGCAGGGAGCTATGCACCAGTTTAACCAGAGATACCTCTACTCC GCATCCATGATGTCTGCTGAGAATGATCCTCTTGGCCCGCTGCCTCCGGGTTGGG AGAGGCGTGTGGACTCCAATGACAGAGTGTACTTTGTCAATCACAATACCAAGACGACACAGTGGGAAGACCCTCGAACGCAAGG GCTACAGAATGAGGATCCTCTGCCTGAAGGTTGGGAGATCCGGTACACAAGGGAAGGGGTTCGCTATTTTGTGGATCACAACACCCGAACCACCACCTTCAGTGACCCCCGCACTGGAAAGTCCTCTGT CACCAAAGGCCCTCAGATTGCATATGAGCGCAGTTTCCGATGGAAGCTTGCCCATTTCCGCTACTTGTGCCAG TCTAATGCTCTCCCCAGCCATGTGAAGATCAACGTATCCCGGCAGACTCTGTTTGAAGACTCTTTCCAGCAA ATTATGGCTCTTAAACCGTATGACTTGAGGAGGAGGCTGTACGTCATTTTCAGAGGCGAGGAGGGTCTGGACTATGGTGGCTTAGCCCG GGAGTGGTTCTTCTTGTTGTCCCACGAGGTGCTGAACCCCATGTACTGTCTGTTTGAGTACGCCGGCAAGAGCAACTACTGTCTGCAGATCAACCCGGCCTCGGCCATCAACCCGGACCACCTCTCCTACTTCTGCTTCATCGGCCGCTTCATTGCGATG GCACTTTTCCACGGCAAGTTCATTGACACGGGCTTCTCTTTGCCGTTCTACAAGCGCATGCTGAACAAGAAGCTGATACTCAAAGACCTGGAGTCCATTGACCCAGAGTTCTACAACTCACTCATATGGATCAG GGACAACAACATTGAGGAATGTTGCCTGGAGATGTACTTCTCAGTAGACATGGAGATCTTGGGGAAGATCACCTCTCATGACCTGAAACCGGATGGAGTCAACGTCCTGGTGACTGAGGAGAACAAGGAGGAGTACATCAG TCTAATGGCAGAGTGGAGGTTCTCCCGTGGGGTCGAAGGTCAAACCAAAGCTTTCCTCGATGGCTTCAATGAGGTGGTTCCACTTCAGTGGCTCCAGTACTTCGATGAAAAGGAGCTAGAG GTAATGCTGTGTGGCATGCAGGAGGTAGACCTTCAGGACTGGCAGAGAAACACGGTGTATCGTCACTACACCAGGAACAGCAAGCAGATCATCTGGTTCTGGCAG CTGGTGAAAGAAGTGGACAACGAAGTGCGACTGCGGCTCATGCAGTTTGTCACTGGAACCTGCAGGCTGCCTTTGGGCGGCTTTGCTGAACTTATGG GAAGTAACGGGCCTCAGAAGTTCTGCATTGAGAAAGTAGGGAAGGACACATGGCTTCCTCGTAGCCATACGTG TTTCAACCGTCTGGACTTGCCTCCCTACAAAAGCTACGAACAGCTGAAAGAGAAGCTGCTGTTTGCCATCGAGGAAACCGAAGGATTTGGCCAAGAATAG